A segment of the Flavobacteriales bacterium genome:
AAAAGCCATTGGTGTTTTGAGAAGAAATCAAATTTGGATTCACCTAATCAACAATAGTATTCAAGGGGAGCACATCTCATTGGTAATTGACTCAAAATCTATTAAAAAAGCCGTTGCGGTAGTGCATCAAATTGTTTTTGGAGCAAGAAAAAGATTACATGTTTTTGCTATCGGAAAAGGGAATGTTGGAGGCTCTTTCGTGAATCAAGTATTACAGACTTCTGAAAAAATTGCCCAAGAAAGAAATCTAGATATTAAGATTATTGGTGTTGCCGATTCCAAAAAATATATCTTTAACCCTGAAGGTGTCTCAAGCAGTTGGAGAAAAGATTTAACGATGTCGGAAAAGGTATTTTATCCTGATATAATCCATGAAATAGTAAATCACTCTGGAATAATCAATTTGGTAGTGGTAGACAATACCGCTTCACTTGAACTAACTAATTATTATCCCTCATTTATTCAATCAGGTTTCGATATTGTTTCATCTAACAAACAAGCAAATACTCGTTCTTTAGCTTATTATAAAGCATTGCATCGAGTTATTAGAAAAAAAGAGAAAAACTACTATTATGAAACCAATGTAGGCGCTGGGTTACCCATTATTGGAACCCTAAAAAGTCTCTATCATTCTTCCGATAATATTCGCAAAATTCGAGGAGTTTTTAGCGGATCTTTATCTTATATTTTTAATGAATTCAGTACTGAAACCAAATTCTCCGATATCGTAGAAAAAGCAGGTGAAAAGGGATTTACAGAACCCGATCCTAGGGATGACCTTGGTGGGAAAGATGTGGAAAGGAAATTATTGATTTTGGCAAGAGAAATTGGACTCCAAATAGAAGCTTCGGATATCAAAACACAAAATCTGATACCCGAAAACCTAAGAAATATCGAAAACCAAGAAGATTTCAAAGCAAAATATAAAGCTCTAGATGAATACTATGAGAAAGTTCAAAAGGAGGTAGCTGAAGACGAAGTGCTTCGTTTTATTGGAGAAATAGATGTAGAAATCGGAAAATACGAAGTAAAACTTGAAAAAGTGAAGAAGCAATCTCCTCTTGGAAAATTAGAACAATCTAATGTTTTGATTGAAATCTATACCGAAAGTTATGAAGAAAACCCTATCATTGTTCAAGGAGCAGGAGCAGGAGCCGAAGTAACCGCTCGAGGAGTTTACTCTGATCTATTAGCTATTGGGAAAAGATAAAACGATTGCTCTAAATTGAATCAAGATCGAAACGTAAAATAAATGAGGAATTTAGCAAGTATTCGATATAAGATATCAGAAATTGACATCAAACCATTAATTTTGGGTTTTATTTATCATTTGACTTATGAAAAACTTTGTAGAAGAACTTCGCTGGCGTGGACTGATCCACGATATGATTCCAGGAGCTGAGGAAGAAATGCTTAAAGAAGCACAAAAAGCCTATATTGGTTTTGATCCTACTGCTGATTCTCTTCATGTGGGATCTCTTGTTCCGATCATGATATTGGTGCATCTTCAAGAGGCAGGACATCAACCTATTGCTTTGGTTGGGGGCGCTACAGGAATGATTGGAGATCCAAGTGGTAAATCGGCAGAGCGAAATTTACTCTCAGAAGCGGATATCCAGAAGAATGTGGAAGGAATTAAAAATCAATTAGAATCTTTCCTAAAATTTGAAGGAGTAGAAAACCCTGCTTTGATGGTCAATAACTATGATTGGTTTAAGGACTTTAATATTTTGGATTTCCTAAGAGATGTTGGAAAACACCTCACAATCAATTATATGATGGCAAAAGAATCAGTAAAAAAGCGTGTGGAAACAGGGCTTTCTTTTACAGAATTTTCTTACCAACTGATACAAGGTTATGATTTTTTTCACCTCAACAAAGAATACGGTTGTCGTTTTCAACTAGGAGGATCTGACCAATGGGGAAATATTGTAACAGGAACAGAGTTTATCCGTAGAATGGGTGGTACGCCTTCTTTTGCTATTACTTCGCCACTTCTTACCAAGTCTGATGGAACAAAATTTGGAAAATCTGAAGGTGGAAATGTATGGTTAGACCCCAAAAGAACTTCACCTTATAAATTCTACCAGTTTTGGCTTAATGCCGATGATGATGATGCCAAGCGTTATATCAAAATATTTACCCTAAAAGGGCAGGAGGAAATAGAAAAACTCATTGCTCAGCACGATGAAGCCCCACATAATCGCTTACTCCAAAAAACTATTGGAGAGAATATTACTATCCGTGTTCATGGTAAAGAAGCTTATGAAAAAGCTATAGAATCTGCGGCTATTTTGTTCGGGAAAAACACCCAAGATCAGCTAAAAACTTTGGACGAACAATCTATTAGAGATGTTTTTGAAGGAGTACCACAGTTTGATGTAGCCTACGGGGAACTAGAAAATCCAGTAGAAATTACCGAACTTTTAGCAACATATACCCAAATTGCTTCCTCAAAAGGGGATGCCCGAAGAAGCCTAAAAGGAAATGCTATTTCGGTAAACAAAGTAAAAATAAACGACAGTTTTGAAGTCTCTAAAGAAGATTTAATCCAAGACCGTTACCTCATTGTCCAAAAAGGAAAAAAGAACTATTATTTAGTTTCTTTTGAGAAATAATCGGTATTGATTTTATAGATTTAAAAAGATGAAAAGAGGCTCACTAATAATGACCTCTTTTCATTCTTGCTTTCGCTCTTTTCTTTTCGCCCCAAGAAGGGAAAATAGTAAGAGAAAGACTCAGCTCATGTCCTTTGCTTATAATGCTTCCTGAAGAATGATGAGAAGGGTTTTCAAGATTGAGAATCTTATAATCATATTTTATATCACTGCCCAGTCTATAATTATACTGCATCATCCATCGGAGTTTTGCCCATTTGGTTTTTAGACTTACGCCTCCTCCTATCTGCAGAAAGTGAAAACCGTGGTTTCCTTCATGCTTTACCTTATACTCTATAATTGGATTATCGATAGCAAGATCTGCTTCAAATTCGTTTTGATTGTTTAATTCAAATTGTATGATTCGATAAGTATTCTTATAATCTGTAAAAAAGTCAGACCAGCGATACCCAATAAAAACATCTGCACTCCATCGGTTTTTGTTGTACAATTCGTAAGCTAACTGAAACTGAAGATTCCACAAAGTAGATTGTTCAGAATTAAAATGAAGTTCTCGGTCGCTGTCTAGTTTTAAATCTGATCCTTCTATCTGGATTTTGTTATTGTTTTCCACCCAACTCTCGTATATCAAAGCTCCATGTAGCGTCCATTTCTTATAAGAAACTATTTCTCTATGATACCCTATACCCATAGTGAGTGTTCCGCTGGTGCTTGGGGTATAGTATCCTGTGGCATCTTGTACAGTATTGGCTAAAGAATATTTACCATGGAGCAACAAACCTCCTTTTCTGTAAGGTTCATAATTTTGGGCTTTTGTTATTCCAATACCTAAAAGAATGAGGCTACTTAATAATATTTTTTTCATTGTATTTGAATGATTATGTTATTGGTTTCAAAAATAAACCTTAGCAAGGAACTGAAATGTCAAAAAAAACTAATTTTTCTAAAGAAAATAGAAATTATTTTTTGTAGCGTTCTATTTTTTTTCGTCTTTTTCCCCAAGCAGGAAATATGCTTAGAGAAAGGGTAACTTCATGACCATAGTCTTCAAACCTTCCTTTAGAACCTTTATCATACTTGAGATTGGTATATTTATAAGTTCCGTTATAGAGTTTATTTATTCCATGGTTGTATTTGAGTTGTAACTGAAGCCTAGACCATTTAGTATAAACATCATAAGCCCCACCTATCATCAAAGAATGATGAATTTGTTCTTTTGGTGATTCTACTTCTACGGGAATGAATATAACTGAATAAATTAGATTCATATCCTTATCATATATAGTACCTAGGTTTGAAGAATAATTTTGTTTGGTGCGGAACAGATTAAACATTCTATGCCCTATCAAAAGAGAAAGATGATTTCCAGCTTTGTTTTTCAGTAATTGATATTGGATTTCATATTCTCCATTTAGTGGATAAAACCATAAAACATTTAAATATTTTGAAGTAACAGAGCTATAATCCTCAATATCTTCTTCTTTTAATGTAAAGCGGTAGGCTATTGGGCTATAAAGCTCCATATAAACCTTAGCATGCAGAGACCACTTTTTATACTTAAAAACTTCCCTATGATAACCAAAAGCAAATTCTGGTGCCCAAGACATATTGGGTTTATAGAAACCCTCTGAGTGTGTTATTTGTGCGGGCGTTTTTGCTTTGGCAGCAAGATATAAAGCACTGGTGTAGTAAGGTTTGCTTTCTTGAGCTAGAGCAATATAACTCAATAAAAATAGAAGGGTAAATAAGTATTTACCACTATATTTTTTCGAAATTTCAATCATGAATTTTAATTCTTTATTATACTACCAAAAATATCTATAATATTCTGTTACACTGAATAAAATGCTTTTTTTTATCACAACCGATATCCAAGGGAAATAGATGGAATAAACCATTTTATACCAAAGCTAGAAATAGTGCTCTCAAAATAGTTATTCTTACCCGAATAAATTCCATGGCTTGCATGATTACCGTGGTGGTAATAGGTTCTTATAAAATACATATTTCCTGATGATCTCTGATATTCCAAATTGACATTGAAATTCAATGCAATCAGAAGTTTATAAAAGCTTTTTGTCACCTTTATTTTTGTTCTAATTCCAGAAGCAAATGTATTTGGTTTATCAAAATAATAGTAAAATTTTTCTTTGTATTTAAAGTATTCCAAGGATTCATGTGCCACACCTTGTTTTCCCCACCAACGGTAATATAAAGCGGCAGAAACAGAAATATCTAAGTATCTATTGGGTAACACATCTTTTCCAAATCCAAGAGAAATAGTGTTTTCGTCAAAGAATGCTCCTTCATTCATTTTCTGAACCAAAAACTCTGGATAATTACCTATTACTTCATATTCATTTCTATACTGATGTTTTAAATACTCTAGAAGAATGAAGCTTTTTTCTCTGTAAAAATATCTGGTTTCTATTCCCCATTTAGACGAAAAAGCATTTGGTGCTTTATGTAATTCGAGCGGATTTTTGGATTCTTCTACGATATTCTTATAGTCTTTATTTCCTGAAAACTTATATCCATCAAAATAGAATTCCACACGCTTTTGAGCCCAGCCAAAAGACACAAAAGAAAAAGCTAATACTGCTAATAATCTATTCTTAGAAAACATAAGCAAAGAATAAAGCAGGATTCAACAAATCTAAATTGATTTCTTGGGTATTTACTTCTATATAGTTTGTTTCAAACTGATCTGGAAATTTCTCAAGCTGATAGGTATTTATTTGCATCTGTTTTTCACCATGCCATTGATAATAAAGAAGATTATCGAAAGACAGACCGAGTAGAAGTTTTCCCCATTTTTTCATCAACCTTGGTTGAAGAACGAAACCTACACGTCTTTCTTTAGGTATCAAATACTCATTTGCACTATTTTCTAAAGGGGATACTAAAGTCGTGTAATTTCTTGCCCGATTCATCTCAAAATAACTATGTAAACCTCCCAAAAAATCTATTGATACACCTTTTCCTAAAGTATATCTTCTTCCATAAGACAGTTGAACACTTATAAATCCCGCAGGAGTATAGTTTGAAGCCCCATTTATTGTGGAATTTAAAATTTCTGCAACTATATACCTCTTCTCCTTCCAATGTCCTATATTCCCCTGTATTTCTATTTGTATTAAATGCTTTTTGTTATGAATTTTATTAACAAACACACCTAATTCAAGATTAGTACTCCTACTAGAAGTTGTCGTTTTAATGCCTGTTTTGGAATTTTTGTATAAATACTCACCTGAAAAACTATTGACATCTCTAAAAGAAAGACCTACAGTGGTTTGAGCACTCCCTACAAGAATGCCTAAAAAAAATGTGTAAAAGAAAATTTTTCTTATCATGCTGATTATTAATTATTCAACAATGATAAGAAAAAATATCAAACTGGTTTATTTTTTTCTTAAATCACAAATAAAACCTGTCGGTCTAGTTTTTTAATTTTCTTTTTAACAAAAATGATGATTACTTTTAAATTATTGAATATTACCGAGTTCTCGATACAATTTCTTTTCCGTTTCTCTCCAAATAAATCACTCGAACTGACATACTCGATACAATTTCTTGTCAATTCGAGTGGTTTTTGATGAAATGCAATGGAATCAAAAGTTGTATCGAGAACACCCGCCACATGATTTATCCAATAAAAATGATGAGATATTTGTTATTTCTAAACTCCTGATTTATAGGTATCCAAAACCATTTTGATAGAACCCACGGCTAATTCGGTTTTGAGTTTCACAGGAACTTTTTGATGGTCTTTGGTTATCCAAACCTTTAGGGGTTCTCCGTCACCAA
Coding sequences within it:
- the tyrS gene encoding tyrosine--tRNA ligase, with the protein product MKNFVEELRWRGLIHDMIPGAEEEMLKEAQKAYIGFDPTADSLHVGSLVPIMILVHLQEAGHQPIALVGGATGMIGDPSGKSAERNLLSEADIQKNVEGIKNQLESFLKFEGVENPALMVNNYDWFKDFNILDFLRDVGKHLTINYMMAKESVKKRVETGLSFTEFSYQLIQGYDFFHLNKEYGCRFQLGGSDQWGNIVTGTEFIRRMGGTPSFAITSPLLTKSDGTKFGKSEGGNVWLDPKRTSPYKFYQFWLNADDDDAKRYIKIFTLKGQEEIEKLIAQHDEAPHNRLLQKTIGENITIRVHGKEAYEKAIESAAILFGKNTQDQLKTLDEQSIRDVFEGVPQFDVAYGELENPVEITELLATYTQIASSKGDARRSLKGNAISVNKVKINDSFEVSKEDLIQDRYLIVQKGKKNYYLVSFEK